From a single Streptomyces sp. NBC_01264 genomic region:
- a CDS encoding DUF4230 domain-containing protein — protein sequence MDNSSDDAEREPAPRREPRRLPRWGRAVGGLAVLAVVLILAGRFSLLPGFGDLFRQDTVDRSGPVLLKSIQDMHRYEGAAGNFQVVVDLEKDAAFLPDSIRGTRTLYVGAGSVSGYVDLGGLGEQAVTVNEDRTKVALRLPHAVLGTAALDLDRSYAVSKQRGLLDRLGDLFTDNPAGEQAVQRLAVQHITEAARDSGLVERTEKNTTTMLEGLLRSLGFQEVTVGYA from the coding sequence ATGGACAACTCATCGGACGACGCGGAGCGCGAACCCGCACCGCGAAGAGAGCCGCGGCGGCTGCCGCGATGGGGACGGGCCGTCGGCGGACTGGCCGTGCTGGCGGTGGTCCTGATCCTGGCCGGGCGTTTCAGTCTGCTGCCCGGTTTCGGCGACCTGTTCCGGCAGGACACCGTGGACCGTTCGGGGCCGGTCCTGCTCAAGTCCATCCAGGACATGCACCGTTACGAAGGGGCCGCCGGCAACTTCCAGGTCGTGGTCGACCTGGAGAAGGACGCGGCCTTCCTGCCGGACTCCATCCGGGGGACCCGCACCCTCTACGTCGGAGCCGGTTCGGTGAGCGGGTACGTGGATCTGGGCGGGCTCGGCGAGCAGGCCGTCACCGTGAACGAGGATCGCACCAAGGTTGCGCTCCGGCTGCCCCACGCCGTCCTCGGGACGGCCGCACTGGACCTGGACCGCTCGTACGCCGTGTCCAAGCAGCGGGGGCTCCTCGACCGGCTGGGCGACCTGTTCACCGACAATCCGGCCGGTGAACAGGCCGTACAGCGCCTGGCCGTTCAGCACATCACGGAGGCCGCTCGCGACAGCGGCCTCGTGGAGCGCACGGAGAAGAACACCACCACGATGCTGGAGGGCCTGCTCCGCTCCCTGGGCTTCCAGGAGGTCACGGTCGGATACGCGTGA
- a CDS encoding SAM-dependent methyltransferase gives MNREQISRIAHADHPIKSPLGDDSVRGLLERGLPRGDERVLDLGCGTAEWLLRALAAHPDLHAEGVDLSEDALAQAHEAAVRLGVRDRLVLHHQEAAEFVSPEPFGLVLGVGSTHAFGGLLPTLAGAAGHLGPGGRVLIGEGFWDRPPSPEAVELFGEQADLATTVDQVVADGWTPVHGHVSTRRELDDYEWACWGSLASWALDHPADPDSGHVLATATARRTEWLRTYRDTWGFVSLVLRRTAG, from the coding sequence GTGAACCGCGAACAGATCTCCAGGATCGCCCATGCCGATCACCCGATAAAATCTCCACTCGGCGACGACTCGGTACGCGGCCTCCTGGAACGGGGCCTCCCGCGCGGCGACGAACGCGTGCTGGATCTCGGTTGCGGCACCGCGGAATGGCTCCTGCGAGCCCTGGCCGCCCACCCGGACCTGCACGCCGAGGGAGTGGACCTCTCCGAGGACGCCCTGGCGCAGGCCCACGAGGCGGCGGTCCGCCTCGGTGTCCGGGACCGGCTGGTCCTCCACCACCAGGAGGCCGCGGAGTTCGTCTCCCCGGAGCCGTTCGGCCTCGTGCTCGGCGTCGGGTCCACACACGCCTTCGGCGGCCTGCTGCCCACCCTCGCCGGCGCCGCCGGGCACCTGGGTCCGGGTGGCCGGGTCCTGATCGGCGAAGGGTTCTGGGACCGACCCCCGTCCCCCGAGGCGGTCGAACTGTTCGGGGAGCAGGCCGATCTGGCGACCACCGTGGACCAAGTCGTCGCCGACGGGTGGACCCCCGTCCACGGGCACGTCAGCACGCGCCGAGAACTGGACGACTACGAATGGGCCTGCTGGGGGTCACTGGCCTCCTGGGCCCTGGACCACCCCGCCGATCCGGACAGCGGGCACGTACTGGCCACGGCCACCGCCCGCCGCACCGAATGGCTGCGCACCTACCGGGACACCTGGGGCTTCGTCTCCCTGGTCCTGCGCCGGACGGCGGGCTGA
- a CDS encoding 2-isopropylmalate synthase, which translates to MSEVGVDVVRESAGAGRVVLFEESARDGAQAKTLMSADFRVRLAREQGAMFGADGPRHLVFAAGFPSVCGQEFEATRQVALEAQESVSPSAICRGTVEDVRLALSAVRGAAHGRIMVIVAASEATARALVHSDARTALDRGLDVVKEAVDRAGGTAVDVCLVDAPRADHALVAEYAGRMTAQGAATIVLADTVGDLLPGRTRDLFRRVAAGAGQDTVLVSHLHNDLGLGLANTLAALEGGARVAACSWLGMAERSGMVATEQLLFLLAHDPAKAEYVLGPGCEPWWTAPDLRRLPDIARMVSAETGVPLTVTTPIVGTGVATISTGTPFTHPGTFQPYDPEQHLGLAPTVVLTHLASRRVLRAVAGRLGHDLDPDQTGEALAWVKDRAYRLNQAQVPDADFAAYLEDLTGAAPRPSPAPMPAPAPAPAPAP; encoded by the coding sequence TTGTCAGAGGTAGGCGTCGACGTGGTGCGGGAGTCGGCCGGGGCCGGACGGGTCGTGCTCTTCGAGGAGTCGGCACGGGACGGCGCACAGGCGAAGACCTTGATGAGTGCCGACTTCCGCGTGCGGCTCGCCCGCGAGCAGGGGGCGATGTTCGGGGCCGACGGTCCCCGGCACCTGGTCTTCGCCGCGGGATTCCCCTCCGTGTGCGGTCAGGAATTCGAGGCGACCCGGCAAGTGGCCCTGGAGGCACAGGAGTCGGTGAGTCCGTCCGCGATCTGCCGGGGCACGGTGGAGGACGTGCGACTGGCGCTGAGCGCGGTACGCGGTGCGGCGCACGGGCGGATCATGGTGATCGTGGCCGCCTCGGAGGCCACGGCCCGCGCCCTGGTGCACAGTGACGCCCGCACGGCCCTGGACCGGGGCCTGGACGTGGTCAAGGAGGCCGTGGACCGCGCCGGCGGCACGGCGGTGGACGTGTGCCTGGTGGACGCGCCGCGCGCGGACCACGCCCTGGTGGCCGAGTATGCGGGCCGGATGACGGCGCAGGGGGCGGCCACGATCGTACTGGCCGACACCGTCGGCGACCTGCTGCCCGGCCGGACCCGGGACCTGTTCCGGCGGGTCGCCGCCGGCGCCGGGCAGGACACGGTCCTGGTCTCGCACCTCCACAACGATCTCGGCCTCGGCCTGGCCAATACACTGGCCGCCCTCGAAGGCGGGGCCCGCGTCGCGGCCTGTTCCTGGCTGGGCATGGCCGAGCGCAGCGGCATGGTCGCCACCGAACAACTGCTCTTCCTCCTCGCGCACGACCCGGCCAAGGCCGAGTACGTCCTGGGGCCCGGCTGCGAGCCGTGGTGGACCGCGCCGGACCTGAGGCGGCTGCCCGACATCGCCCGGATGGTGTCCGCGGAGACGGGCGTACCGCTCACCGTCACCACTCCGATCGTGGGCACGGGGGTCGCCACCATCTCCACCGGGACCCCCTTCACGCACCCGGGCACCTTCCAGCCCTACGACCCCGAGCAGCACCTGGGTCTCGCGCCGACCGTGGTACTGACCCACCTCGCCAGCCGGCGCGTACTGCGCGCGGTCGCCGGGCGCCTGGGCCACGACCTGGACCCGGACCAGACCGGCGAGGCCCTGGCCTGGGTCAAGGACCGCGCCTACCGGCTGAATCAGGCCCAGGTCCCCGACGCGGACTTCGCCGCGTACCTCGAGGACCTCACCGGCGCCGCGCCCAGGCCCAGCCCCGCGCCCATGCCCGCACCCGCACCCGCACCCGCACCCGCACCCTGA